One genomic region from Bacillota bacterium encodes:
- a CDS encoding MoaD/ThiS family protein translates to MKVFVKAYGGLNQYMPDQLEEMDVVVEEGTTANALMERLGIPRMEIWMISVNKELVKGDALLKEGDQVLVFAPVAGG, encoded by the coding sequence GTGAAGGTTTTTGTCAAGGCCTACGGTGGGCTAAACCAGTACATGCCTGACCAGCTTGAGGAAATGGATGTGGTGGTGGAGGAAGGGACTACCGCGAATGCCCTCATGGAGCGGTTGGGCATACCACGGATGGAGATCTGGATGATTAGCGTCAACAAGGAACTGGTGAAGGGCGACGCCCTCCTGAAGGAGGGAGACCAGGTACTGGTGTTTGCCCCCGTCGCGGGGGGCTGA
- a CDS encoding type II toxin-antitoxin system RelB/DinJ family antitoxin has protein sequence MDVELKKQAERLFNELGMNMTTAFNIFLRQAVRQQRIPFDVALDTPNAETLAALEEVERMKGGMKGGI, from the coding sequence ATGGATGTTGAGCTTAAAAAACAGGCTGAACGGCTTTTTAATGAGCTCGGTATGAATATGACGACGGCCTTTAATATTTTCCTGCGTCAGGCCGTGCGTCAGCAGAGAATTCCGTTTGATGTTGCGCTTGATACTCCGAATGCGGAAACACTGGCGGCGTTAGAGGAAGTTGAGCGGATGAAGGGTGGGATGAAAGGCGGCATATAA
- a CDS encoding DNA/RNA nuclease SfsA, producing MPLPPGEPGTSRRPRTWWARRRAMAVFVIQMPGTARFRASARRDLAFVEALSQAAGAGVKVFATGCEVGPRACFRVSLVAWTGKGDWTRRGIQGGETVTG from the coding sequence GTGCCGCTACCACCAGGGGAGCCAGGCACATCCCGGAGACCCAGGACCTGGTGGGCCAGGCGCAGGGCCATGGCGGTGTTCGTGATACAAATGCCCGGCACGGCCCGTTTCCGGGCGAGTGCCCGCCGGGACCTCGCCTTCGTGGAGGCGCTGTCCCAGGCGGCGGGAGCTGGCGTTAAGGTATTCGCAACAGGGTGCGAGGTAGGCCCCAGGGCGTGTTTCCGCGTTTCCCTGGTGGCCTGGACCGGCAAGGGGGACTGGACTAGAAGGGGAATTCAAGGAGGAGAAACAGTTACCGGATAA
- a CDS encoding 4Fe-4S binding protein produces MIDLFDAFAELTGCPMEFRPVLRRIVPYEALPLLVAASRSWVDLEGLACRLAMGGTEAKALAGRFFDEGFLHMRGGEVRARDPYDLLGTLLSEGRLDDLQPGEKAMAKDYYLRLRMETWDGHIREGLIAGSSEVVALKESLARFHRHPHQGASVVSIPDKALSILQDAKLRVLAPCSCRLTFARCSGPLLTCILLGPGAEEALSRGLGRSISMDEAEGVLSVAHEASLVHLVLYAPGGPYGVCSCCACCCHDLQAFRLHGRGDWIIPSPYVAVSPSHDCDGCGVCAEVCAFGARRLVDGELICKEDECYGCGVCVNSCPLEAISLTERP; encoded by the coding sequence TTGATTGACCTGTTCGATGCGTTCGCGGAACTAACCGGTTGTCCCATGGAATTCCGGCCGGTCCTGCGAAGAATAGTACCCTACGAGGCCCTTCCCTTGCTGGTGGCAGCGTCCCGTTCCTGGGTCGACCTGGAGGGGCTGGCCTGCAGGCTGGCCATGGGCGGCACCGAAGCGAAGGCCCTGGCGGGCAGGTTCTTTGATGAGGGCTTCCTTCACATGAGGGGCGGGGAGGTCCGGGCAAGGGACCCCTATGACCTCCTGGGTACGCTGCTGAGCGAGGGGAGATTGGATGACCTGCAGCCAGGTGAGAAGGCCATGGCCAAGGACTATTACCTCCGCCTCCGGATGGAGACCTGGGATGGCCACATCCGCGAAGGGCTCATCGCCGGTTCGTCCGAGGTAGTGGCCCTCAAGGAGTCGCTGGCCAGGTTTCACCGCCACCCTCACCAGGGGGCCTCTGTGGTTTCCATTCCAGACAAGGCCCTGAGCATTCTGCAAGACGCCAAGTTGCGGGTGCTTGCGCCCTGCAGCTGTCGTCTCACCTTCGCCAGGTGCTCTGGCCCGCTTCTCACCTGTATCCTCCTGGGGCCTGGGGCTGAGGAGGCGCTGTCCAGGGGACTGGGGCGCAGCATCAGTATGGACGAGGCTGAGGGTGTGTTGTCCGTTGCCCACGAGGCCTCCCTGGTCCACCTGGTGCTATACGCGCCCGGGGGCCCCTACGGTGTATGCTCGTGCTGCGCTTGTTGCTGCCATGACCTCCAGGCATTCCGGCTGCACGGGCGCGGGGACTGGATAATCCCCTCTCCCTACGTTGCCGTTTCGCCATCACACGACTGTGATGGATGCGGGGTGTGCGCGGAGGTATGTGCCTTTGGTGCCAGGAGATTGGTGGACGGTGAACTAATCTGTAAAGAGGACGAGTGCTACGGTTGCGGGGTGTGCGTGAACTCCTGTCCCCTGGAGGCCATCAGCTTGACAGAAAGACCTTGA
- a CDS encoding MFS transporter, translating into MRRNLTFIILAGAYLLLNFHRVSMGILALDVAGDLGLTPVMLGSLGAAFMYPYGLIQVPSGLLSDVLDPSLLVKASCLLMALGSWATAASRNYSHLVMARALLGFGSGLLYLPAIKILSRCYRASNLGVILGLLTTAGNLGAVVSTAPLAIAMGAFGWRTSLNVMGLTCAGLFLCALAEIRGEGAPGLARHPGGLPVLVRDRAVWVLSAWMLVLCATKLGWQSLWAGGYLTEVQGLDMVSAGTVLLAMTLGGAVGGPIAGGLSDRLGSRRKVLLGVSLACSAWWLAPAFHGMLPHLFHALLYGFLGLASAGFVVAFAWVQEHVGREHSGLAMGILNSSGFLGTAFSGQVVGRVLQIHEGLPPEQGFRSVFLWSAILMAGVTLALACVREKKTSPVEPGLPAN; encoded by the coding sequence TTGAGGCGTAACCTGACCTTTATCATACTGGCAGGGGCATACCTTCTCCTTAACTTCCACCGGGTGTCCATGGGTATCCTCGCCCTCGATGTGGCCGGGGACCTGGGCCTCACCCCCGTGATGCTAGGCTCGCTGGGGGCTGCCTTCATGTACCCCTACGGCCTAATCCAGGTACCCTCAGGGCTCCTCTCCGATGTCCTGGACCCAAGTCTCCTGGTGAAGGCATCGTGCCTCCTGATGGCTTTGGGCTCCTGGGCCACGGCGGCCTCCCGTAACTACAGCCACCTTGTGATGGCCAGGGCACTGCTGGGTTTTGGCTCAGGCTTGCTCTACCTCCCCGCCATCAAGATACTCTCCCGGTGTTACAGGGCTAGTAACCTCGGGGTCATCCTGGGTCTCCTCACCACGGCTGGCAACCTGGGCGCCGTGGTCTCCACGGCACCTCTAGCCATAGCAATGGGCGCCTTCGGCTGGAGGACCTCCCTAAACGTTATGGGCCTTACCTGTGCCGGCCTCTTCCTGTGCGCCCTGGCCGAGATCCGAGGGGAGGGGGCGCCGGGCTTGGCACGGCATCCAGGAGGGCTCCCGGTCCTTGTACGGGACAGGGCAGTCTGGGTGCTCTCAGCATGGATGCTCGTCTTGTGTGCCACGAAACTGGGCTGGCAGAGCCTCTGGGCTGGAGGCTACCTCACGGAGGTGCAAGGCTTGGATATGGTATCCGCGGGAACCGTGCTCCTTGCCATGACCCTTGGAGGCGCGGTGGGTGGCCCCATAGCGGGGGGGCTTTCAGACCGTCTTGGCTCCCGCCGGAAGGTCCTTCTTGGTGTGAGCCTTGCGTGCAGTGCCTGGTGGCTGGCGCCTGCCTTCCACGGCATGCTGCCTCACCTTTTCCACGCCCTTCTCTATGGCTTCTTAGGCCTTGCAAGCGCCGGTTTCGTGGTGGCCTTCGCCTGGGTCCAGGAGCACGTGGGCAGGGAACACTCAGGGCTGGCCATGGGCATCCTGAACTCCTCGGGTTTTCTAGGGACAGCATTTTCGGGCCAGGTGGTGGGAAGGGTGCTCCAGATCCACGAGGGTCTCCCCCCTGAGCAGGGCTTCCGCTCTGTCTTCCTGTGGTCCGCTATCCTCATGGCTGGGGTAACGCTGGCCCTTGCCTGCGTGAGAGAGAAGAAGACCAGCCCTGTCGAGCCTGGTCTCCCGGCAAACTAG
- a CDS encoding flavin reductase family protein, with amino-acid sequence MLDYCGHASGKRVDKFERLGLTPLPGEVVKAPLVAECPVNIECLVRQELNLPSHQVFVCEVVKVWADEGVLAEGGGISPTLSSPVCYYGGHYWSLGQDLGKMGALFKKA; translated from the coding sequence ATACTTGACTACTGCGGTCACGCCTCGGGAAAGAGGGTCGACAAGTTCGAGAGACTGGGCCTCACGCCCCTGCCCGGTGAGGTGGTCAAGGCCCCCCTTGTGGCGGAGTGTCCCGTGAACATAGAGTGCCTTGTACGCCAGGAGCTCAACCTTCCCAGCCACCAGGTTTTCGTGTGCGAGGTCGTGAAGGTGTGGGCTGACGAAGGGGTGCTGGCTGAGGGCGGCGGGATCTCCCCCACCCTCTCCTCCCCTGTGTGTTACTACGGTGGCCACTACTGGAGCCTGGGGCAGGATCTGGGCAAGATGGGCGCGCTATTCAAGAAGGCATGA
- a CDS encoding DUF362 domain-containing protein yields MSIVSIVRTPPSPGPGEIEAAVRRSASLAGGLPCGPGDLVLVKPNLVAMPPCRDSGAITRVEVTRAVAGLVAEAGARVLVAESASVGSDTASVMAFAGYDDLARQGYQVIDLKGTPTVRLKIRGVPGLQAVRVFRLALQANLIVSVPVMKTHDQGEVTLSLKNLKGLITDRSKMAMHHHGVFDAVVALAEALPPVFGVMDAITGQEGMGPVHGDAVHMNLILSSPDPVALDSVAGRIMGYEPQDVPITARASARGLGTTTPVVVGEPVASVARRFKRASEAAVEGVPPGRVVMGDGACSGCRNTVLSVVWELTRGGKLALLDNLTLVTGQVQGDIPQAVWVGRCACEGRNSGILVPGCPPENQEVMNAMKGRGP; encoded by the coding sequence ATGAGCATTGTGTCCATCGTCAGAACGCCCCCCTCCCCGGGGCCCGGAGAGATAGAGGCTGCGGTGAGGCGGTCCGCCAGCCTGGCTGGAGGGCTTCCCTGCGGGCCTGGAGACCTGGTGCTGGTCAAGCCTAACCTGGTGGCGATGCCCCCCTGCCGTGATTCCGGGGCCATCACCAGGGTGGAGGTCACCCGGGCCGTGGCGGGCTTGGTGGCGGAGGCAGGGGCCAGGGTACTGGTGGCGGAATCCGCCAGCGTCGGTTCGGATACCGCCAGTGTCATGGCCTTCGCTGGCTACGACGACCTGGCCCGCCAGGGTTATCAAGTGATAGACCTCAAGGGCACCCCCACGGTTCGACTCAAGATCCGGGGCGTTCCAGGGCTGCAGGCGGTACGCGTGTTCCGCCTGGCCCTCCAGGCTAACCTCATAGTGAGCGTTCCCGTTATGAAGACCCATGACCAGGGCGAGGTCACCCTCTCCCTGAAGAACCTCAAGGGGCTCATCACCGACAGGAGCAAGATGGCCATGCATCACCATGGTGTCTTCGACGCCGTGGTGGCACTGGCCGAGGCCCTCCCCCCAGTGTTCGGTGTGATGGACGCCATCACCGGGCAGGAAGGCATGGGACCTGTCCACGGAGACGCGGTCCACATGAACCTGATCCTCTCCAGCCCTGACCCCGTGGCACTGGACTCCGTGGCAGGCCGCATAATGGGATACGAACCCCAGGATGTGCCCATCACCGCCAGGGCCTCGGCTCGGGGCCTCGGCACCACCACACCTGTTGTGGTAGGAGAGCCCGTGGCCTCGGTGGCGAGACGCTTCAAGCGGGCATCGGAGGCCGCCGTGGAGGGTGTGCCCCCCGGCAGGGTGGTGATGGGGGATGGCGCCTGTTCAGGCTGCCGGAACACGGTACTCTCGGTGGTCTGGGAACTGACAAGGGGTGGAAAACTGGCCCTCCTGGATAACCTAACGCTTGTGACGGGGCAGGTGCAAGGGGATATCCCCCAGGCTGTGTGGGTGGGGCGCTGTGCCTGCGAAGGGCGGAACTCGGGGATCCTGGTGCCGGGCTGCCCACCGGAGAACCAGGAGGTCATGAATGCCATGAAGGGCAGGGGACCTTGA
- a CDS encoding ABC transporter ATP-binding protein: MLSIENLSKRYGWNLALDSVNLSMENGSMLGLIGPNGAGKTTLLKTVVGIILPDEGKVCLDGEDLYRKPSLKQRLGYVGEYPDYYPSYRVIDMVNFYRMTYSSWSQERYEELSAQFILPEGQRIKALSRGMKTQLALLLNMSIMPRLLLLDEPTSGLDPIVKKRVLNAIVDHVAAYDTKVLMATHNLAQIERVCDHVAIIEGGRILFCEQVHELKQRVKKLQVIFANGFPEELRSHPDLLSLEQLGRVYTLVTRSGGLVAKLRQCNPVVLDDLDISLEEVFIHEVGGQSA, from the coding sequence TTGTTGAGCATCGAGAACCTCAGCAAGCGGTATGGGTGGAACCTGGCGCTGGACAGCGTCAACCTGAGCATGGAGAACGGTTCCATGCTGGGCCTCATCGGTCCTAACGGCGCTGGCAAGACCACGCTGCTGAAGACCGTGGTTGGCATCATCTTACCGGATGAGGGAAAGGTATGCCTGGACGGGGAGGACCTTTACCGGAAACCCAGCCTCAAGCAGCGCCTGGGTTATGTGGGGGAATACCCGGACTACTACCCGAGCTACCGGGTCATAGATATGGTGAACTTCTACAGGATGACCTACAGCAGCTGGAGCCAAGAGCGTTACGAGGAATTGAGCGCCCAGTTCATCCTGCCCGAGGGGCAAAGGATCAAGGCGCTTTCCAGGGGCATGAAGACTCAACTAGCCCTCCTCCTCAACATGTCTATCATGCCGAGGCTCCTTCTCCTTGACGAGCCCACCTCGGGCCTGGATCCCATTGTGAAAAAGAGGGTGCTGAACGCCATCGTCGACCACGTGGCGGCCTATGACACCAAGGTGCTAATGGCCACGCACAACCTTGCCCAGATAGAAAGGGTGTGCGATCACGTTGCCATTATCGAAGGCGGGAGGATCCTCTTTTGCGAACAGGTTCACGAGTTGAAGCAGCGTGTAAAGAAACTGCAGGTGATCTTCGCCAATGGCTTCCCGGAGGAGCTGAGGAGTCACCCCGACCTCTTGAGCCTGGAGCAACTGGGAAGGGTTTATACCCTGGTTACCAGGAGTGGCGGGCTGGTGGCCAAGCTGAGACAGTGTAACCCAGTGGTCCTGGATGACCTGGACATAAGCCTGGAAGAGGTCTTCATCCATGAGGTAGGAGGGCAAAGCGCATGA
- a CDS encoding ABC transporter permease yields MNLHTILPLNGALLWKDWRNSMAMIFTYLGFITVTHPVALLQALNRANRNPDAGIHIYISHLIDRLQFMGDFYFNVTMVMAVVLLGSILVGEERRRNTYSLLLAMPFSRRQVMLSKYVLGVASIFGVYLINGLFLAAIVASSAELGGIVSFQAIFRWMLLQVVVMVAILSFTFVFASLTGTTAASAVLTAIFLVFPAGFVEMVAINLSHRIGYEAYSVLAPVREFSLVISLFQYSSDMNMALEAWPWLVAASVLMLLLTLRVFEANPMEKNGEVLVIEAVKPLFRIGVPLCFTLFFGGFGHNALEIATAYVVGAIVGGLITHYTIGLRRAMP; encoded by the coding sequence ATGAACCTGCATACCATATTGCCCTTGAACGGGGCGTTGCTCTGGAAGGATTGGAGGAACTCCATGGCCATGATCTTCACGTACCTGGGTTTTATCACTGTCACCCACCCCGTGGCCTTGCTCCAGGCATTGAACAGGGCGAACAGGAACCCGGATGCGGGCATCCACATCTATATATCGCACTTGATTGACCGCCTCCAGTTCATGGGTGACTTCTACTTCAATGTCACAATGGTCATGGCCGTTGTCTTGCTCGGGTCGATCCTGGTAGGTGAGGAAAGAAGGCGAAACACCTATAGCCTTCTCCTGGCCATGCCCTTCAGCAGGAGGCAGGTGATGCTGAGCAAGTACGTCTTGGGTGTAGCCTCCATTTTCGGGGTCTACCTAATCAATGGGTTGTTCCTGGCAGCCATAGTGGCATCCAGCGCTGAGCTCGGCGGGATTGTGAGCTTCCAGGCCATCTTCAGGTGGATGCTCCTGCAGGTGGTGGTCATGGTGGCCATCCTGTCTTTCACCTTCGTGTTTGCTTCACTTACTGGGACAACAGCGGCCAGTGCTGTGCTGACGGCGATCTTTCTCGTGTTCCCGGCAGGGTTCGTGGAAATGGTGGCCATCAATCTCAGCCACAGGATCGGTTATGAGGCCTATTCAGTCTTGGCTCCGGTCAGGGAGTTCAGCCTGGTCATCTCGCTGTTCCAGTATTCGAGCGACATGAACATGGCCTTGGAGGCATGGCCATGGCTGGTGGCTGCCAGCGTCTTGATGCTCCTGCTTACCCTGAGGGTATTCGAGGCTAACCCCATGGAGAAAAACGGCGAGGTCCTGGTCATTGAAGCCGTGAAGCCCCTGTTCAGGATAGGTGTCCCTCTCTGCTTCACCCTCTTTTTCGGTGGCTTTGGCCACAATGCCCTTGAGATAGCCACGGCTTACGTGGTGGGGGCAATAGTGGGCGGGTTGATAACCCACTACACCATTGGCTTGAGAAGAGCGATGCCGTAG
- a CDS encoding flavin reductase: MAKKPMNPGTVLGPVPAVLVSSGKVEGPRSIITLAWAGTVNSEPPMVALGVRKSRQSYQLIKESQELVGTLPATTRPTYLTTAVTPRERGSTSSRDWASRPCPVRWSRPPLWRSVP; this comes from the coding sequence GTGGCTAAGAAGCCTATGAACCCTGGCACGGTACTAGGCCCCGTGCCAGCTGTCCTGGTGAGCTCGGGCAAGGTAGAGGGCCCAAGGAGCATCATAACCCTGGCCTGGGCGGGCACAGTGAATTCCGAACCCCCCATGGTGGCCCTGGGTGTCAGGAAGTCCCGCCAGTCATACCAGCTCATAAAGGAAAGCCAGGAGCTGGTGGGAACCTTGCCCGCCACGACCAGGCCCACATACTTGACTACTGCGGTCACGCCTCGGGAAAGAGGGTCGACAAGTTCGAGAGACTGGGCCTCACGCCCCTGCCCGGTGAGGTGGTCAAGGCCCCCCTTGTGGCGGAGTGTCCCGTGA
- a CDS encoding HAD hydrolase-like protein — protein sequence MGQYQALLFDLDGTLLEIDATGFYHAYLGMIAVSFPQVRPDRFVNQLVISTREMLANNGSKTNREVFAASFYPSLGLDPGECEPVLERFYSREFPRLERYGRPKAGARRVLEYVVSQGMGIVVATNPVFPRAAVMERLRWARLEDIPFDLVTTYEIMHFCKPSLGYYREILDITGYEAPRCVMVGNDVSEDMNAQEVGMDAFLVTDQVIPRGDGVQWNGPQGSLDEFLAKLTDGRKGR from the coding sequence ATGGGACAGTACCAGGCGCTCCTGTTCGACCTCGATGGCACCCTGCTAGAGATCGATGCCACAGGGTTCTATCACGCCTACCTTGGCATGATTGCCGTATCATTCCCCCAGGTGAGGCCGGACAGGTTCGTGAACCAGCTAGTTATCTCTACCCGGGAGATGCTGGCCAACAACGGCAGCAAGACCAACCGTGAGGTCTTTGCCGCTAGTTTCTACCCAAGCCTGGGCCTTGACCCGGGTGAGTGCGAGCCGGTGCTCGAGCGCTTCTACAGCCGGGAGTTCCCCAGGCTGGAGCGATACGGAAGGCCCAAGGCTGGCGCCCGGAGGGTCCTGGAGTATGTGGTATCCCAGGGAATGGGCATCGTGGTGGCCACCAACCCGGTCTTTCCCCGAGCCGCCGTGATGGAGAGACTCCGCTGGGCCCGCCTGGAGGACATCCCCTTCGACCTTGTGACCACCTACGAGATAATGCACTTCTGCAAGCCCTCCCTGGGATACTACAGGGAGATCCTGGATATCACGGGGTATGAGGCCCCCCGGTGCGTGATGGTGGGGAACGATGTGTCCGAGGACATGAATGCCCAGGAGGTTGGCATGGATGCCTTCCTTGTGACTGACCAGGTAATCCCCAGGGGGGACGGGGTTCAATGGAACGGGCCCCAGGGCAGCCTGGACGAGTTCCTGGCTAAGCTGACTGATGGGAGGAAAGGCCGGTGA
- a CDS encoding sigma-70 family RNA polymerase sigma factor, producing the protein MDGDLEEQRQYLFNMLYHLTSDRELAADLTQEVLLRAWRSYSTFRGEASLKTWLARIALNVYSTERHRQQRRPHATQVLETLQVPDSSSDPVRVVLRREFRWCISHVLEHHVSEAQRVVLVLRDLQGLTYQEIAGALGTSVGAVKSRLHRARLAVRDHLQRSGCEALVRDYACTCDGVKEL; encoded by the coding sequence TTGGATGGCGACCTGGAGGAGCAAAGGCAGTACCTCTTCAACATGTTGTACCACCTGACCTCCGACAGGGAACTGGCGGCCGACCTGACCCAGGAGGTCTTGCTCAGGGCTTGGCGAAGCTACAGCACCTTTCGCGGTGAGGCCAGCCTGAAGACATGGCTGGCCCGGATTGCCCTGAACGTATACAGCACAGAAAGACACCGCCAGCAGAGACGTCCCCACGCCACCCAGGTACTGGAGACACTCCAGGTGCCGGATTCGTCTTCGGATCCGGTCCGGGTGGTCTTAAGGCGGGAGTTTCGCTGGTGCATCTCGCATGTCCTAGAACACCATGTCAGCGAGGCACAGCGAGTCGTCCTGGTGCTCCGGGACCTCCAGGGTTTGACCTACCAGGAGATCGCCGGAGCCCTGGGGACCTCGGTGGGGGCAGTGAAGTCCAGGCTACACCGGGCACGACTGGCCGTTCGAGACCACCTGCAGCGCTCGGGCTGCGAAGCCTTGGTTCGAGACTATGCCTGTACCTGTGACGGGGTGAAGGAACTGTGA
- a CDS encoding GntR family transcriptional regulator, whose protein sequence is MLSIQPTSNTPIYQQIVDQVKEGVLKGTLPPGDRLPSVRELAATVTINPNTIQKAYQELERQGIIETVRGRGTFVVQGYQGSQDEGKVQALKEHLKKGLVQAHYLGLSPPEILHIVSELLSDLKASGREGNC, encoded by the coding sequence GTGCTCTCTATCCAACCCACCAGCAATACCCCCATATACCAGCAGATTGTCGACCAAGTCAAGGAGGGTGTCCTGAAAGGGACGCTGCCCCCCGGCGACAGGCTCCCCTCAGTGAGGGAGCTGGCTGCCACTGTTACCATCAACCCCAACACGATCCAGAAGGCCTATCAAGAGTTGGAGCGCCAGGGGATCATTGAGACAGTGCGGGGGAGAGGCACATTCGTCGTCCAGGGCTACCAGGGAAGCCAGGATGAAGGGAAGGTGCAAGCCCTGAAGGAGCACTTGAAGAAGGGGCTTGTGCAAGCCCACTACTTGGGGCTGTCCCCTCCAGAGATCCTACATATCGTTAGTGAACTGCTGTCGGACTTGAAGGCATCGGGGAGGGAAGGGAATTGTTGA
- a CDS encoding class II fructose-bisphosphate aldolase yields MPPSRGAERKEVTETPLIDGKTLKRVFQALCPFDAGGRLREEPLRSTLLAANANIPLEVQARAFAMAAADGQGSPMIIQVSHTAMRIAGGHPEDFPTLGAVRHQRAGMAGPRGIALARHMIERYVDDYGARLVAMSLDHFKVPPLAGAPPGADPLGRRLAQARLEDALDAMAPVFGEDARPSPKALEGYVDYMTSPPYSDFRREFLAAVGAARPAWGMIDTEHLPPALVFAVTRDITDAIRQELGNDDILIEAEFGATGQSGAGEGYRALRGQELEVFASQISAFLTYTGADGIAYPIGMQHAAPSGETHPPDVERLETVHRTVIQKTGRYVPFAQHGGTGAAFIARGLVGKHNVNTAFLVAMASSLAEHVEANREGIRKGKKSAAGTGMYLKAVEAVQQKAIDQLEETGTYGMASRLEEEIRGG; encoded by the coding sequence TTGCCCCCGTCGCGGGGGGCTGAAAGGAAGGAGGTAACCGAGACGCCTCTGATAGATGGCAAGACACTGAAGCGGGTGTTCCAGGCGCTCTGCCCCTTCGATGCCGGGGGCCGGCTGAGGGAGGAGCCCCTTCGCTCCACGCTCCTGGCGGCCAACGCCAACATCCCCCTGGAAGTACAGGCCAGGGCCTTCGCCATGGCGGCTGCGGACGGGCAAGGCTCCCCTATGATAATCCAGGTGAGTCACACGGCCATGCGGATCGCGGGAGGCCACCCAGAGGACTTCCCCACGCTTGGCGCCGTGCGGCACCAGAGGGCCGGCATGGCCGGACCCAGGGGCATCGCCCTGGCCCGGCACATGATAGAGCGCTATGTCGATGACTACGGGGCCCGCCTGGTGGCCATGTCGCTGGACCACTTCAAGGTCCCGCCCCTGGCGGGGGCGCCCCCGGGAGCGGACCCCCTCGGGCGCCGGCTGGCCCAGGCCCGGCTGGAGGATGCCCTGGACGCGATGGCGCCGGTCTTCGGCGAGGATGCGCGCCCATCCCCCAAGGCCCTCGAAGGATATGTGGACTACATGACAAGCCCTCCTTACAGCGACTTCCGCCGGGAGTTCCTGGCCGCCGTGGGGGCTGCCAGGCCGGCGTGGGGCATGATCGACACCGAGCACCTCCCGCCAGCCCTGGTTTTCGCCGTAACCCGTGACATAACTGACGCCATCCGCCAGGAGCTGGGAAACGACGACATCCTCATAGAGGCCGAGTTCGGTGCCACGGGCCAGAGCGGCGCCGGCGAAGGCTACAGGGCCCTCAGGGGGCAGGAGCTGGAGGTGTTCGCCAGCCAGATCAGCGCCTTCCTGACCTACACCGGGGCGGACGGCATCGCCTACCCCATAGGGATGCAGCACGCGGCCCCGTCTGGCGAAACCCACCCGCCAGACGTGGAGCGCCTTGAGACGGTCCACAGGACGGTAATCCAGAAAACCGGGCGGTACGTGCCTTTTGCCCAGCATGGAGGCACAGGAGCCGCCTTCATCGCCAGGGGGCTTGTGGGAAAGCACAACGTTAACACGGCCTTCCTGGTGGCCATGGCGTCAAGCCTGGCCGAGCATGTGGAGGCTAACAGGGAGGGCATCAGGAAGGGGAAGAAGTCGGCGGCGGGGACAGGCATGTACCTCAAGGCCGTCGAGGCTGTGCAGCAAAAGGCCATTGATCAGCTTGAAGAGACAGGGACCTACGGGATGGCATCCCGGCTGGAGGAGGAGATAAGGGGTGGCTAA
- a CDS encoding transposase, whose product METISNNRVQHRLSLIWCPKYRRKVLAGEVAERLRELLLRLR is encoded by the coding sequence ATGGAGACGATCAGCAACAACCGTGTACAACACCGGCTATCACTCATCTGGTGCCCCAAGTACCGCCGAAAAGTACTCGCAGGAGAAGTTGCGGAACGGCTCCGGGAACTGTTATTACGCTTGAGGTGA
- a CDS encoding cupin domain-containing protein — protein sequence MITRGKGLPAVEMAAGVVRETLGECDRMLMARFSLKSGSRVPLHQHPHEQVGYAVSGRLRLTIDKESHVIEAGDSYFIPAGVPHAAEAITDCIAVDVFSPPREDYRNTSQGHAATSCQGSSDQVSG from the coding sequence GTGATTACCAGGGGAAAGGGTTTGCCCGCGGTGGAAATGGCTGCGGGAGTCGTCCGGGAGACGCTGGGCGAGTGTGACAGAATGCTCATGGCGAGGTTCTCTTTGAAGTCCGGTTCCAGGGTTCCCCTGCACCAGCACCCTCATGAACAGGTCGGTTACGCAGTGTCTGGAAGGTTGAGGCTCACGATCGACAAGGAGTCACATGTGATTGAGGCTGGTGACTCCTACTTCATTCCTGCCGGCGTCCCTCACGCCGCTGAGGCTATCACTGACTGCATCGCGGTGGACGTCTTCAGCCCACCTCGAGAAGACTACAGGAATACCTCCCAGGGCCACGCAGCTACATCTTGCCAAGGATCCAGCGACCAGGTGTCCGGGTGA